The genomic segment AGCCCTATTCCGCATTAGTGCGGATGGGGCCCTGTCATTGTATATAAGGTACTTATATTTTTTACCCTTTGCACTAAACCTGGAATGGAAATTACTAGAAACTTCCCCAGAGTGCACTATGGATATATCTGATGGAAGAAGACAGTTTACAGCAAGAAAAAACTTCTCTGCTGGGATTTTGGATTCTGTAAAAAAGTTAGCAGTCTGGCCATATGCATGAACTCCAGTATCAGTCCTGCTTGCACCGATTAACTTGATATTCTCTCCTGTCAGCTTTCTAAAAGCATCCTCCACTACCCTTTGAACGGATATGGCATTCTCCTGAGATTGCCAACCATGATATTCTGTTCCATCATATTCTATTATAACTTTAATATTTCTCATTTCTATTTTCCAAGCATTGCAGCTCCAACTATACCTGCATCATTTCCCATCTCTGCTACTCTTATCTGAGGCTTTGGAACCGAACCTC from the Pseudobacteroides sp. genome contains:
- the truA gene encoding tRNA pseudouridine(38-40) synthase TruA, with the protein product MRNIKVIIEYDGTEYHGWQSQENAISVQRVVEDAFRKLTGENIKLIGASRTDTGVHAYGQTANFFTESKIPAEKFFLAVNCLLPSDISIVHSGEVSSNFHSRFSAKGKKYKYLIYNDRAPSALMRNRAFHVPVSLNLEDMKKAAQYIPGKKDFSAFKASGSSAKDSVRTVTGVELQKAENIIELTVSGDGFLYNMVRIIAGTLVDVGMGRISPDDMGDILESKDRTRAGRTAPAHGLYLVEVYY